Proteins encoded together in one Lathyrus oleraceus cultivar Zhongwan6 chromosome 5, CAAS_Psat_ZW6_1.0, whole genome shotgun sequence window:
- the LOC127082560 gene encoding uncharacterized protein LOC127082560: MPPKNRKYEYGNDKRKKKKKIEELIQSQVGALDKFLIKEPQVSNKSHYVDNIDVEFLDNLAIENDNLDINNDDVDNLEEINNDDDNVDYDIFDPRNWDRLQPKMVDLLVAKDPKRDNSIVKGPRDSLNRRFTANLYTRALANGEMYDRD, translated from the exons ATGCCTCCTAAGAATAGGAAGTATGAATATGGAAATGATAAGcgtaagaaaaagaaaaaaattgaagaGTTAATTCAATCTCAAGTAGGAGCTCTTGATAAATTTTTAATCAAAGAACCACAAGTTTCAAATAAAAGTCATTATGTTGATAATATTGATGTTGAATTTCTTGATAATTTGGCcattgaaaatgataatcttgata TTAATAATGATGATGTTGATAATCTTGAAGAAattaataatgatgatgataatgttgaTTATGATATATTTGATCCAAGAAATTGGGATCGTCTTCAACCTAAAATGGTTGATTTATTAGTTGCGAAAGATCCTAAAAGAGATAATTCTATTGTGAAGGGTCCTAGAGATAGTTTGAATAGACGCTTTACGGCTAATTTGTATACTAGAGCTTTAGCAAATGGAGAGATGTATGATAGAGATTGA